GATTGACTACTTCCGCACCCTGGCCCAGCAGCCGGCGTGAGCGGCTTCCGACCGGCAGCGCTCTGCCTTAGCAGCTGGGCTCGTCGAAGCCGGCTGAGTCCTCATTCGTCCTGATCTATCCCCACCTCGCGGATCTGCTCCTTGCCGCGCACAGCATCCCAGATGCGGTTGATGCTCCATGCACCTTGGATGAGCGGGGTAAATGAAGTCAAACGATAGGCCACCACGTCGTCGCGCAGCCGGTCGAGTTCCTCCGTGAGCGCCTGCTCCATGCGCACAGTGATCTGGCGTGGATCGAGCGCGTCTGCTCCGTCCTCCCTATGCACGATGATGGGCGGCGCAACGCTGATGAAAGCGTCGGGCTTTTGCTCGCCGATGAACTCATAGCGCAGCGCGATCGGATAGAGCGCACACGCGCCGGCTTGCACTGCCGTCTTACTCGCGATGCGGCCGGTGCCCTGGTAGAACGCGAGCGGCCGAACGTCGTTGGCGCGGATCTCACCCTGCGGAAAGATGAGCAGCGCGCGAGGCGACGCGTTGCGACGCGGCGATTCGGTCAACAGGCTGACGGCGTAGTTCATGCTCTCCACGGCACTGCGCGGGTCGCGACGGTTGACCGAGAACGCGCCGCACCAACGGAAGAACCCGTAGCGCGTGAGCTGGATGTCCTCGACCATCACGTAGCCATCGGTATGCCAGCATTCCTCGTTCAAGGCCATCGCCAAGTGCGCATCCCACCACGCGCTGTGGTTGCCGAACATGACGAGTGGCGGCGAATCCGGCCCGGGTGGTGGGGCGGCCTGCCTCAGGTAGATGCGGTGGAAGGCCGATCTCAGTTGCACTTTGATCAGGAAGAGGTAAATCAGCCGGTTGAGCAATGGGTGTTTGCGAGCCGTAATCACGTTCGAGTGTTGATATTACACAAGCCGGCTGTGTGTTCGATGATCTGCGATGGCAACCGGCAGATCGCTTCAAGCGGTCTGACCGATGCCGATCCGACCCGCTGCGCTAAAATCTGCGATCACACAGCAGATGCATCTGCAACGCCGCGTGAAATGTCTTCCCGTCGCATCAGCGGCTGACCGCGTAGTTGCAGGCAGCTCACCCATCGGTAAATTCCATTTCAAAACGAAAGGAGAGGAGAGTTCAATATGAACAAACCACGCATGATCGGATTGTGTGTCGCAGCGGCGATCGCCCTGGCCGCTTGCGCTGTCCCTCCCGCTGCGCCGGCGGCTCCGGCAGCGCCGGCGGCGACGGCTGCCCCGGCGGAGCCTACGGCGCAGCAACCGGCAGCATCGGAGCTGCCTGACCTGGGCGGCCGCGAGATCACCGTCGCCATCGAGAACGCCTACATCCCGTTCAACTATATCCGACTGGATACCGGCCAGGCCGAGGGCTGGGACTACGACGCCCTTGCCGAGATCTGCCGGCGGCTGAACTGCAAGCCCGTATTCCGTGAGATCGCCTGGGACGGCATGATCGCCGCCGTCGCTGCCGGGCAGTTCGACATGGCGGCCGACGGGATCACCATCACCGAGGAGCGCAAGAAGACGGTGGATTTCTCGGATGGCTACATCAAGGTGGATCAGCGCCTGGTGGTCCGCGTGGATGAGGATCGCTTCACCACCGTCGAAGAATTCAAGGCAGGCGACTTCAAGCTGGCCACGCAAAAAGGCACGACCAACTACGACGAAGGTGTGAAGCTGGTCGGCGAAGCGCGGGTGATCGCGTTCGACGATTTCGGTTCGGCCGTGCAGGCCGTGATCTCCAAGGACGCCGACGCCGTGATCATTGACGACGTGGCCGGCCAGGGCTATGTGGGCGTGAACGCCGACAAGCTCAAGCTGCTCGAGGGCATCGTGAGCGAAGGCCAGGAACTCGGCTTCATCTTCCCCAAGGGCAGCGACCTGGTCGGGCCGATCAACGCTGCGCTGAAGGCGATGCGCGAGGACGGCACGCTGCAGCGCTTGCAGGACAAGTGGTTCCCGAAGGGCCGCCAGGTGATCGAGTACGAGCAGATCGGCCCAGGCGCGTACGGCGACCCGACGCCGACCCCGAACCCGTAGCGGTTGCAAAGCGCTTGCGCGATTGCGCGCATCGAGTACAACAGGCGCGCAACCGGTACATGACGTCCGGTTGCGCGCTTACCTTTTCATCATGTCGTTGACGACCGGGCCGCAACGGCCTGCGGCCATCCCGCTCGATCCCACGGCCGACCGCTCGGCTCAGGGCCGGTTCGTGGATCGCATGTCGCAGTGGCCGTGGTGGCTGCTGATCATCGTGTTTTTCGGCGTGCTGATCGTCTGGAACGCGATGACCAGCGAGCTGTATTCCGCAATCTTCAGCCGGCTGCTGCTGGGCATCGGCGTCACCATCTTCACCACGCTGGTCGCCTACAGCTTGGCCATCCTCATCGGGCTGATCGCCGGTCTAGGCCGCGTGTCACACAACCCGATCATCTTCAACATCGCCACGCTCTACGTGCAAGTCATCCGCGGCGTGCCGATTTTGGTGCAGTTGCTGGTGATCGCGTTCGTCATCGTGCCCATCGTCATTGACGGTGTCAATCTGCTGGGCAACGCGCTCGCGCCGCTGATCGGCATGGAAAACTTCCTGACGCGCACCAAGCCGCAGGATGTGCCGTTCCTCAGCCGTAGCATCATCGCGCTGGCCATCGCCTACGGCGGCTTCCAGGCGGAGACCTTCCGCGCCGGCATCCAGTCCATCAGCAAGGGACAAATGGAAGCGGCGCGCTCGCTCGGCATGAGCTACTTACAGGCCATGCGCTATGTGATCCTGCCGCAGGCTATCCGGCGGGTGCTGCCACCGCTGGGCAACGACTTCATCGCTATGCTGAAGGATTCGTCGCTGGTCTCGGTGCTGGGCGTGCGCGACATCACTCAGGAGGCACGCCTCTACGCCTCGGCCTCGTTTCGATTTCTGGAGACCTACACATCGCTGGCCTTCCTGTATCTGGCCATGACCATCGTGCTATCGTTGGGCGTCAAGTGGCTGGAGAACCGGCTGAACAGCGAGGGGCGCGCACAGGGGTGAGAGCGATGAGCGCGATGCATCATGACGAACCGATGATCGTCATCAAACACCTGGTCAAACAGTTTGGCCATCTGCGCGCGGTGGATGATGTGAGCCTGACGGTGGGCCGAGGCAAAGTGACCGTGATCATCGGCCCCAGCGGCAGCGGCAAGAGCACCGTGCTTCGCTGCATCAACCACCTGGAGACGCCGACCAGCGGCGAGATCTGGGTGGACGGCATCCACCTCACGCACGACGCAAAGAACATCAACGCCGTGCGGGCCGAGGTGGGCATGGTGTTCCAGCAGTTCAACCTCTTCCCGCATCTCACGGTGCTGGAGAACGTCACCCTGGCGCAGCGGGTGGTGCGCAAGCGCAGCGAAGCCGAGGCCCGCGAGATCGCCATGCAGCAGCTCACCCGTGTCGGCATCCCGGAGAAGGCCACCGCCTACCCCAGTCAGCTCAGCGGCGGCCAGCAGCAGCGCGTGGCCATTGCCCGCGCGCTGGCCATGAACCCGAAGATCATGCTCTTCGACGAGCCGACCAGCGCGCTCGATCCGGAGATGATCAAGGAAGTGCTGGACGTGATGCTGGAGCTGGCGCGCAGCGGCATGACCATGGTCGTAGTGACGCATGAGATGGGCTTCGCCCGCAACGCTGCCGACGAGATCGTGTTCATGGATCGCGGGCGCATCGTCGAGCAGAACACGCCGGAGGAGTTCTTCACCAACCCGCGCGAGGAGCGCGCACGGGCGTTCCTCAAGCAGATCTTACGATAGCTTTACATACGCACCGGGCGCGGATGGCCCGGCCGGTACAACCGAACGGTCTGGGGCCGATCTGTCCAGATGCCGGGGATGCGCGTCTCGCACCGCGGACACGCTCCCTCGGCGGTGAGGTGATAGCCCAAGATCACATAGCCGTAACGCTCGATCAACGTTGCGCCGCAAGTAGGGCAGAAGGTGTCTTCGAACTCGCCGACCTGGCCGGGCAGGTTGCCTGCATACACGTAGCGTAGACCCGCGGCGCGCCCGATCTCGGCCGCACGCAGGAGCGTGTGTGCATCGGTGTTGTCCGGGTCGGTCATCTTGTAATCTTTGTGAAACGCCGTCACGTGCCACGGGATATCGGGCGAGATCGAGGCGAGGAAGGTCGCCGCGTCGCGTAGCTCGGCGTCGCTGTCGTTGAAGCCGGGAATGACCAGCGTCACGATCTCCATCCAGAACCCCAGTGTGTGAACCAGCCGGATGCCGTCGAGCACGCGCTGTAGCACGGCACCCAACCGGCGGTAGTTCTTGTCGGACATGGTCTTCAGGTCAATCTTGTAAGCGACGACGTAAGGGCGGATATATTCCAGCACGTCGCGGGTGGCATTGCCATTCGAGATGTAAACGCATTTCAGCCCAGCCTTCACCGCTTCTTTGAATATCGCCACCGCCCACTCGCTGGTGATGAGCGGCTCGTTGTAAGAGGAGCCGACCAGTTGAGCGCCCTGACGCTTGGCCAGCGCCACGAGCTGCTTCGGTGTGACGAGGATCGGCTGCGCGCCGGCCAGTTCGGACGCCGGATCGCGCAGGGCCTGCGAGGTGACCCAGTTCTGGCAATAAGGACAGTGCAGGTCACAGCCCAGCATGCCGAAGGTGAGCGTGTCGGAGCTGGGATAGACGTGAAAGAACGGCTTCTTCTCGGTGGGGTCGCACTGCAGGGCACCGACATAGCCCCACGGCACGCGAAGTGTGCCGGCCGCGTTGAAGCGCACCTTGCAGATGCCGCGCCGCCCCGGGCGGATGAGGCAGCGGTGGCCACAGGCGTAACACTCCACCGATCCGTCGGCTTGCCGGGTATACAGCTCACCCTCGACCGTCAATTCATCGAGCACTTGCCCGAGCGTCAGCCCCGCCATCGCATTTCCTCAAGTGATCAAAGACACTTGCGTGAGCTATCTGTCGCTTCCCGTGGCTACACACGACGCGATCGCGCCGTGCGGATAGGCGCGCGTCATGCCGCCGTTCGGCATGCACGCCGCCCAGACTACGAAGACGATCTATCCATTACACCAGCCCTTCGTCCAACGGCCGGCGCCCCAACTTCTTGCGGTTGATCTCGGCGCGCGCCTCCGGCGACGCCTCGGCCAGCGGGTCGGCGAACTGTCGGTAGATGGCTTCGCCGTACTCGGTCGTGCGCACCACCACCGGCATCGGCACGGCATGTCCCATGATCAG
The window above is part of the Candidatus Roseilinea sp. genome. Proteins encoded here:
- a CDS encoding glycerol acyltransferase; the protein is MITARKHPLLNRLIYLFLIKVQLRSAFHRIYLRQAAPPPGPDSPPLVMFGNHSAWWDAHLAMALNEECWHTDGYVMVEDIQLTRYGFFRWCGAFSVNRRDPRSAVESMNYAVSLLTESPRRNASPRALLIFPQGEIRANDVRPLAFYQGTGRIASKTAVQAGACALYPIALRYEFIGEQKPDAFISVAPPIIVHREDGADALDPRQITVRMEQALTEELDRLRDDVVAYRLTSFTPLIQGAWSINRIWDAVRGKEQIREVGIDQDE
- a CDS encoding arginine ABC transporter ATP-binding protein; this encodes MSAMHHDEPMIVIKHLVKQFGHLRAVDDVSLTVGRGKVTVIIGPSGSGKSTVLRCINHLETPTSGEIWVDGIHLTHDAKNINAVRAEVGMVFQQFNLFPHLTVLENVTLAQRVVRKRSEAEAREIAMQQLTRVGIPEKATAYPSQLSGGQQQRVAIARALAMNPKIMLFDEPTSALDPEMIKEVLDVMLELARSGMTMVVVTHEMGFARNAADEIVFMDRGRIVEQNTPEEFFTNPREERARAFLKQILR
- a CDS encoding amino acid ABC transporter produces the protein MSLTTGPQRPAAIPLDPTADRSAQGRFVDRMSQWPWWLLIIVFFGVLIVWNAMTSELYSAIFSRLLLGIGVTIFTTLVAYSLAILIGLIAGLGRVSHNPIIFNIATLYVQVIRGVPILVQLLVIAFVIVPIVIDGVNLLGNALAPLIGMENFLTRTKPQDVPFLSRSIIALAIAYGGFQAETFRAGIQSISKGQMEAARSLGMSYLQAMRYVILPQAIRRVLPPLGNDFIAMLKDSSLVSVLGVRDITQEARLYASASFRFLETYTSLAFLYLAMTIVLSLGVKWLENRLNSEGRAQG
- a CDS encoding basic amino acid ABC transporter substrate-binding protein, which codes for MNKPRMIGLCVAAAIALAACAVPPAAPAAPAAPAATAAPAEPTAQQPAASELPDLGGREITVAIENAYIPFNYIRLDTGQAEGWDYDALAEICRRLNCKPVFREIAWDGMIAAVAAGQFDMAADGITITEERKKTVDFSDGYIKVDQRLVVRVDEDRFTTVEEFKAGDFKLATQKGTTNYDEGVKLVGEARVIAFDDFGSAVQAVISKDADAVIIDDVAGQGYVGVNADKLKLLEGIVSEGQELGFIFPKGSDLVGPINAALKAMREDGTLQRLQDKWFPKGRQVIEYEQIGPGAYGDPTPTPNP
- a CDS encoding AmmeMemoRadiSam system radical SAM enzyme — protein: MAGLTLGQVLDELTVEGELYTRQADGSVECYACGHRCLIRPGRRGICKVRFNAAGTLRVPWGYVGALQCDPTEKKPFFHVYPSSDTLTFGMLGCDLHCPYCQNWVTSQALRDPASELAGAQPILVTPKQLVALAKRQGAQLVGSSYNEPLITSEWAVAIFKEAVKAGLKCVYISNGNATRDVLEYIRPYVVAYKIDLKTMSDKNYRRLGAVLQRVLDGIRLVHTLGFWMEIVTLVIPGFNDSDAELRDAATFLASISPDIPWHVTAFHKDYKMTDPDNTDAHTLLRAAEIGRAAGLRYVYAGNLPGQVGEFEDTFCPTCGATLIERYGYVILGYHLTAEGACPRCETRIPGIWTDRPQTVRLYRPGHPRPVRM